TCTCGCTCGAGGAAGCGGTCCGGAAGATGACGTCCATGCCCGCCGACTGGTTGGGGCAGACGGACCGGGGCCGGCTCGCTCCCGGCATGCTTGCGGACGTGGCGGTGTTCGATCCCGAGACCATCCGAGACCGGGCCACGTACGCCGACCCCCACCAGTACTCATCCGGCATCGAGCACCTTCTGGTCAACGGGGTTCCCGTGATCCGGGGTGGCGCCCTGACCGGGGAGAAGCCGGGGCGGTGGCTGGAAGGGCCTGCGCGGAAGCCGGTCAGCTGAGCGGCGCAGGGGTCCTGGCGAACGGCGTTGCGTGCTTCCCTACATGCTGATCGTGTACGGGAACCACGCCGCCACCGCCTCCCCGCCCTTGGTGGCAGGCCGGAACACCCATTCGGCGGCTTCGCGGATCAGGCGCTCGTTGAAGGAGCGCGACGGGGTGGGCGGATTGAGGCGCGTGGAGTCCGCCACCACGCGGCCGTCCACGCCCACGAAGACCCAGACCTCCACCTGCCGGCCCTTCAAGTCGCGGCTCGAGGGCGGTAGGATCATGCCCCGGGGGGAGGGCGGCACCAGCCGGAAGGTGCCCTCCTCGTCCGTGCCGCCATCGCCCTTGCCCTGGCCGTTCTCCAGGCCGGGGCCCTGGAGGTCGCCGGGGGCGTTGCCCAGGGCGGCGCCCGCGTCCACCCGGACCTCGGTGTCGATCTCGATCGGCTCGACGTCCTCGAGGGTGGGGAGCGGCACCGGGGGCGGGGTGATGGGCACCGTGGGCGGCGCCTGGACGTTCAGCGCCTGCATGCCTCCGGCGGCGGCCCGGTTGTCACCGGCCCGAGGGCCGGCCGCCGCGAATGGAGACGTCGGGATCGGGGTATGACGCCAGAACAGGAAGATCAGGGCGTGGAAGACGAGGGACGCGTAGAGCGCCCGTCGCCAGACCTTGTCCTGATCGCGGCGCCGATCCTTGACGCTGGACGAGTTCGTGGACCTCATACCCGGTAGTACTGAGGCCCCTCCGAAGAGGTTTCGCCGTTTGACCACCGTGGCCCGACCCCCCGAGCGCCCCCGGGCGCCCGCTGCCGCCCCGCGGCAGGGGGGACGCGCACATGCGTACTACGAGCTGACCAAGCCCACGATCGCCCTGTACGTGGTCATCGTGGCCGCGGCGGCCTGGTACCTGGCCCAGGGCAGTGCGGGCCTTTCGTTGGGGCCGTTGGCCGTCCTGGCCGCGGGCCTGCTGGTCGCCACCGGCGGCGTGCTCGCCCTCAACCAGTACCTGGAGCGCGCTCCGGACGCGCTGATGCGCCGAACGCGGTCGCGCCCGCTGCCATCGGGCCGGGTGGCCCCCGGGGCGGCGCTCGCCTTCGCGCTGCTGCTGATCGCCACCGGCACGGCCGTCCTGTGGGTGGGGCTGGGCTGGCTGCCGGCCGTGCTGACCCTGACCGCCGGGACCGCCTACAACTTCGTCTACACGCCGCTCAAGCCCCGCACCTATGTCGCCACCCTGGTGGGCGCCTTCCCGGGCGCCGTGCCGGCCCTGGTGGGCTGGAGCGCCGCCACCGGCTCGCTGTCGCCCGGCGCCTGGGTGCTGTTCGGCATCGCCTACTTCTGGCAGATGCCCCACGTCCTCGGCCTGGCCTGGGTGCTCCGGGAGGACTACCGGGCCGCGGGCTTCCTGCTGACGCCCCCCGCCGATCCCGGCGGCAAGGTCATCGGGCTCCACATGGTGGCCCATGCGGCCATCCTGCTGCCCGTGAGCCTGCTGCCCTCCCTGTTCGGGCTGACCGGCTCCCTCTACGCGGTGGGCGCCCTGGGCCTGGGGATCTGGCTCATCTGGCTCTGCGTGCGCGCCTGGCGGGGCATGAGCACCGCGCGGGCCCGCTCGGTCTTCCTGGGCTCTCTGCTCTATCAGCCCCTGCTGCTCGGTCTGATGCTCCTGGACGTGGCGGCGCTGGGGCGGTGAGGCCCGGCGTCCGATCCTCGCGGGCGGGCCTCGGCTCCGCCGCCGCCCTGAGGCTCCGGGTCCGGGCAGCGCTGCTCGCATTGGTCGTGGCTCCCCTCCTTCCCGGCTCGCTCATGGCCCAGACGTCCGAGCGCCCCCGGGCGCGCGACCTCGGCATCACGGTCGGCATCTTCCCCACCGGGGCCGCCAACGCCATCACGGACGTCCAGGGCGTCCTGGTGGGGCAGACCACCGTCACGGACGGCAGCCGGGTCAACACCGGCGTGACGGCCATCCGGCCCCATCCGGGCAACGTGTACTTCGACCGCGTGCCGGCCGCGATGGTCGTGGGCAACGGGTACGGCAAGCTGATCGGGGTGACCCAGGTGCGGGAGCTGGGCGAGCTGGAGACGCCGATCCTGCTGACGTGCACGCTGTGCGTCTGGAAGGCGGCCGACGCCATGGTGGAATGGGCCTTGGCCCTGCCCGGCATGGAGAACGTGCGCTCGCTCAACGCGGTCGTGGGCGAGACCAACGACGGCGGCCTGAACGACATCCGCGCCCGCCCGATCGAGCCCCGGCACGTGGTGGACGCCCTGGAGGGCGCCACGTCCGGTCCGGTGGAGGAAGGGTCCGTGGGCGCCGGGCGAGGCACCCGCGCGTTCGGGTGGAAGGGCGGGATCGGCACCAGCAGCCGGGTGCTGCCGGACGCGCTGGGCGGATGGACCGTCGGCGTGCTGGTGCAATCCAACTTCGGCGGCATCCTCACCATGGCGGGCGCGCCGGTCGGGCAGGCGCTGGGGCGCTACTCCTTCCAGAACGCCGTGGAGGGCCGTGGGCCCTCGCCCGACGACGCGGGGGACGGTTCCATCATGATGGTGGTGGCCACCGACGCGCCGCTCTCCGCCCGCAACCTGGAGCGGCTGGCCCGGCGCGCGCTGATGGGCCTGGCGCGCACGGGGTCCTTCGCCGGGAACGGGTCGGGCGACTACGTCATCGCCTTCTCCACGGCCGGATCCGTGCGGCGCGATCCGCGGGAGTCCGTGCAGACCGTCGAGGATCTGGCCAACGAGCCCATGTCGGCGCTGTTCGAGGGCGTGGTGGAGGCCACCGAGGAAGCCATCTACAACTCGCTGCTCAAGGCCACCACCGTGGAGGGCCAGGGCAGCGTGGCGGATGCGCTCCCGATCGACGAGACCGTCGAGGTGCTGCGGCGCTACGGGGTGATCCGCTAGCTGTGACGACCGGGGACGTTGCTACGTAGAACACCGCAGTGTGAGCCCTTCGATCCTGCTCGAAAACGGCGATGCTGATCTCAAGAGATCGAACCCATGTCGAGCCGTGCCCACGATGCCCCGGCCATCCCGATGGGTACTAACGCCGAGGTGGCTGCCCGTCTCTTGGAAGAGGCGGCCGGATTCTTCAGCACGCTGGCCGAGAAGAATGAACCCTTGCGTAGCGAGCTCGGCGAGAACGCCTCGGTCTTCCGCCAGATGGGCAGACTCCTCCAGGCTGAGCCGCTGGGCCAGAGCGAGGGACGCACGCATGGTGCACTCGCTGGCAAACTGCTGGAGGATGCGGCCACGTTCTTTCGCACGCTGGCCAGCGCGCAGCCTGCCATAGACCGGCAGCTGCGAGAGAACGCCGAGATCTATGCGTACGTTGGACGGATGGTGGCCGCCGACCCCTCCGGCCCGCTTGGCTCGTTGGACCCACGCGGCGTCATGGGGGACTAGCTCGGGCCCGGCGTGGTAGGCCACATCCGGGGGGCGCAACGACCCGGACCTCACCGACGCCACAGCCTACGTCTGGAGCCTGTCGAACGGACGACACCCTCCGGGCTGAAGCGCGCACCCAGTCTGGACGCGCCGGGCTCCCCACTCCGCCCCGGCGTTCCCGCGGGGACGTCCGGGCGGTTGGATGTGGGTCGCAGCTGGTGGACCACCGGGCCAAGCGTGTGAGGCCCGCCCCCGCGTTTCCGCTGAAACGTCCGCGCGCTCGCATCTGGATCCGGGCAGGCCGGCCGAGTGGGCCAAGCGTCTGAGGCCCGCCCCGCGTTTCCGCTGAAACGTCCGGGCGGTCGCATGCTCCCGTGGGCGCCCGGTCGCGGGGTGCCGGTCCGCTCCCTATGCTGTACGGGCGTCCACCGCCCGACCGCCTCCGGAGGCCCGCATGTCCGTCCGGCGCACCGCCACACCCGCTCTGCTGTCCCTCGCGCTGCTCGCGCTCCTCGCGCCCTCACCCCTCCGCGCCCAGGGCTTCTCCGTCGACGATATCCTGAGCCCGCCCTTCCCGGTGGAGCTGGTGTCCGCGAAGGCCGCCGACCGCATCGCGTGGATCGAGTACGAGCGCGGCCTGCGCAACGTCTTCACGGCCGCCGCTCCCGATTTCACACCGATGCGGCTCACGGACTACCCGGACGACGACGGGCACGACCTCACCACGCTGCGCATCTCGGACGACGGCACCGTCGTGACGTTCATCCGCGGACATACGCCCAACCGCGAGGGTTGGATCGCGAATCCGGCCAGCGATCCGCTGGGCGCCGAGCGCGCCATCTGGGCGGTCTCCACATCCGGCGGCACGCGCGCCTGGCGCGTGGTGGAGGGCTGGAACCTGGCGCTGTCGCCCGATGGCCGTTGGGTCGCGTATGCGAAGGACGGCGCCGTCTATCGCGCGCCGGTCAATCCCGGGCTGGGCAGCCCTCAGCTCCGGGACGAGGAGCCACCGCTGTTCCGGGTGTTCGGCACGCAGGAGGATCCGGTCTGGTCCCCGGACTCGAAGCGGATCGCCTTCGTCAGCGAGCGCGGCGATCACAGCTATATCGGCGTCTACGACGTGGACGCGCCGCGCATCACGTACCTCGCGCCCGGCGTCGATCGCGACACGAGCCCGGTCTGGTCCCCCGACGGCAGCCGGATCGCCTTCATCCGCAGGCCCGGTCTCCCCTTCGGCGCCGGCCAGGACGTCTCCGACGCGCGGGCCGCGCAGCTTCCGGACGGCCTGCTTGAGTCCCGCTTCGCCGGTGGGTACGACTGGTCCCTGTGGGTCGCCGACGTGGCCACCGGCGAAGGTCGGGAGATCTTCCACAACGCGCCCGGCGACTCGCTGCTCTCCGAGGTGCGCGAGATCCTCTGGGCCGGCGACCACATCCTCTTCCAGGCCGAGCCCGACGGGTGGCGTCACTACTGGTCGGTGCCCGCGGACCGCGTCTCCAGCGAGGCACGGCTGCTCACGCCGGGCGACGGCATCGCCGAGCAGATCGGGCTGTCGGCGGACGGGCGCACGCTGTTCTACGCCACCAACGTGGACGACCTGCACCGGCGGCACCTGTGGAAGGTGCCGACGGCGGGCGGGCGCGCCGAACAGCTCACCCGCGGGTCGAGCGTGGAGACGTATCCGGCCGTGCTGGCGTCCGGCCGGCAGGTGGCGGTGCTCGCGGGTGGACCGCAGCGGCCGCTGTCGGTGGCGCTGGTGCCGGCGAGCGGCGGCGAGCCCCGGTTCGTGACGACGCTCCCGGACCGCTTTCCGCTGACGCGGCACGTGGAGCCCGAGAACGTGACGCTCGAGGCCGCCGACGGCTTCGAGTTCCACAACCAGGTCTTCCTGCCACCGGACCTGAAGCCGGGGGAGAAGCGCCCGGCGCTCCTGTTCATCCACGGCGGCTCGCGCCGGCAGATGCTGCTCGGCTACCACTACATGCACTTCTACCACATGGCCTACGCGATGAACCAGTACTTCGCGAACAAGGGCTATGTGGTGGTCTCGGTGAACTACCGGAGCGGCATCGGCTACGGCCGCGCCTTCCGCAACGCACCGGGACGCCGGAACGAAGGCAACTACGAATACCGCGACATCGAGGCCGTCGGCCGCTGGCTGCAGCAGCGGCCGGACGTGGACGTGGAGCGCATCGGCGTGTGGGGTCTCTCCTACGGCGGCATCCTCACCGCGCAGGCGCTCGCCCGGAACTCCGACATCTTCAAGGCCGGCGTGGACATGGCCGGCGTGCACTACTACGGGTCGCTGGATCCCGAGAGCGTGGCCTGGCAGGCGTCGTCCGTCTCCGAGATCGAGAACTGGCGCTCACCCGTGTTGCTCATGCACGGCGACGACGACCGCAACGTGGACTTCTCCCAGACGGTGGGCCTGGTGCAGCTCCTCCGCGCCCACGGTGTCCCGCACGAGCTGATCGTCTTCCCGGACGACGTGCACGACTCGCTGCTGTACCACCGCTGGATCCAGGCTTTCACGGCCACGGAGGACTTCTTCGAGCGGGCCCTGATCCGGAAGGAGCTCGCGGCACGCCCGTGACCCGAGGGTGCGTCCCGGGGCGAGGAGCAGGCGCCCTCAGGATGCCCGATCGGGGGGCGGCTGCACGGGCGCCGCTGCGCCGCCCACCCCACGCACCCCGGATCGGCAGCCTCCTCAGTCCAGCACCACCATCCGCGCCTCGGTGATCTCGGGCATCTCCAGCAGGCGCTGCAGGGTGTCGCGGCCGACGCTGCCGTCCACCGACACCGCCGCCAGCGCGTCGCCCCCCTGCGCCAGACGCGCCTGGTGGTACTCGGCGATGTTCACGCCGAGCGTGCCGAGCAGCGTGCCCACCTTCCCGATGACACCCGGCACGTCCTGGTTCTTGAGGATCAGCAACGTGCCGGTCGGGCGCACATCCACCCGGTAGGGACCGATGCGGACGATCCGGGAATGGCCCTCCCCCAGCACCGTGCCGCCGATGCGCAGCTCCTCGCTGGCCGTCTCGAGCACCACCTCGAGGAACTCGGCGTAGTCGGAGCGCGCCGCAGTGCGGGAGCGACTCACGTCGATTCCGCGACCGGAGGCGAGATGGCCGGCGTTGACGAAGTTCACCTGATCGCGTCCGAGCACGTTCTGGAGCACACCCGCCAGGACGGCCTGGGAGAGGGGACGCAGCGCTTCGGTGGACGCGCCGGCATAGCGCACCTCCACGCGGCGCATGGCGCCGTCCGCGAGCGCGCACGCGACGCGGCCCAGGCGCTGTCCCAGCTCCAGCAGCGGGCGCAGGCGGCGCAGCGTCTCGCCACCGACGGCCGGCGCATTCACGGCCCGCGTCAGATCGCCCTCCAGCAGGGCCAGGCGCACCGCGTCGGCGATCTCGAGCGCCACCAGCTCCTGCGCCTCGGCCGTGGAGGCGCCCAGGTGGGGCGTCAACACGAGGTTGGGCGCGCCCCGCAGCGGGCTGCCCTCCTGGAGCGGCTCGTGCTCGTAGACGTCCAGCGCGGCGCCTGCGATGGTACCCGCGTGCAGCGCCTCGGCGAGCGCGTCCTCGTCCACGACACCGCCGCGGGCCACGTTGATGAGCAGCACGCCGGGCTTGAGCGCCTTCAGGCGCGCGGCGTCGATCAGGCCGCGCGTGGACTCCGTGAGCGGCACGTGCAGCGAGATCACGTCGGCTTCGCCGAGCACGGTGTCGAGATCCGCCGCCTCGAGGTTGAGCTCCTCGGCGCGCTGCGCGCTCAGGTACGGGTCGTACGCCAGGACGCGCATCCCGAACGCGAGACAGCGGCGCGCCACCTCGCCCCCGATGCGTCCCGCGCCGACCAGACCGAGCGTCTTGCCCCGCAGCTCGACCCCCTGGGTCTTGGACCACGTACCGCTGCGCAGCGCCTGGTCCGCGGCAGGAACGCCGCGCGCCAGCCCCAGCATGAGCGCCATGGTCAGCTCGGCGGCGGAGATGGTGTTGCCCGCGGGCGCGTTGAGCACGGGGATTCCGCGCGCGGTGGCGGCCTCGAGATCGATGTTGTCGACGCCCACGCCCGCGCGGCCGATCACCTCCAGGACGAGCGCGTGCTGCAGGAGCTCCGCATCCACCCGGGTCTTGGAGCGGACGAGCAGACCGTGTGCGGTGGGCAGCTCGGACAGGAGCTGGTCGGGTGTGGAGACGCGGACGACCTGGAAGCGCTCGTCGCGGGTCAGCGGCTCCAGGCCGGAGGCGGAGATGCCGTCCGCGACGAGGATCCGGAAGGGCGTGGCGGCGGTGTGCGGCGTGGCGGCGTTCATCGAGCCAGCCCCTCCAGCACGGTGCCGAGATCCCCGAGCAGCCGCTCGAGCGCCTCCAGCGTGTGATCGCCCATGTGGCCGATCCGCACCGACGTGGGCTTCAGCTTCCCGTAGCCGCCGCCGATCACCCACCCCTTCGCCTTCATGCCCGCCACGACGGCCGGGCCGTCCATCCCGTCCGGAAGCGTGACGCAGGTCACGGTGGGCGAGCGCACGCCCTCCGGTGCCAGCACGCCGATGCCCACGCCGTCCGCCGCCTGCGCCTCCACCCAGGCCAGGGTGCGGTCGCGGAGCGCCGCATGGCGGGCCCAGCGCGCCTCCAGGGTCTCGGACGCGATGCGCTGCAGCTGGACGTCCAGCGCGTAGAAGAGCGAGACGGCCGGTGTGTTGGGCGTCTCGAACGTCTTGAGCTTCTTCATGAATTCGTGCAGATCGAAGTAGACGCCCTTGCGGGTGGCGACGGCGGAGCGCTCCATCATGCGCTCGGAGGCCACCCCGAATGCGAGGCCCGGCGGCACCGCGAGGGCCTTCTGGGAGCCGGTCAGCACGAAATCGAGCCCCCAATCGTCCGTGCGGACGGGCGCGCCACCCACGCTGGTCACCCCGTCCACCAGGACCAGCACGTCCGGATGCTCGCGCACGACCGCTGCGATCTCCCCGACCGGGTTCAACACGCCGGTGGACGTCTCGGAGTGCACGACCGTCACGGCCTCGTAGTCTCCGCCCGCCAGGCGCTCCCGCACGGCCGCGGGATCGTGGGCCTCGCCCCAGGGGACCTCCAGCACGTCCACCTCCAGGCCGCAGGCACGGGCGATCTCGGCGAAGCGCTCCGAGAAGGCTCCGTTGACCAGCGAGAGCACCTTGCGGTGCGCGCCGTTGCGCACGGCCGCCTCCATCAGGCCGGTCGCGGAGGAGCTGCTCACGATCACGGGTCGCTCCGTGCGGAAGACCTCTTTGAGGCCGTCCTGCAACCGCTCCATGAGCGTGCGGATGGCGGCGCCGCGATGCCCGATCATCGGACGGGTCTGCGCCGCCAGCACATCGGGGTGGACCTCGGTCGGTCCGGGCAGGAAGAACGAACCTTCATCCAGGAGGGACATCACCACTGGTATCCTCGCCACCGGGTGTAGTGGACGGTCCGCACTCCCGCACATTCCAGGATGTCGAGACCGTCCCGCTTCCGGTACGCTTCGCGGTAGAACAGGTGGGAGACGTTGGCCTGCGCGATCAGCTTGGCGCACATCGCGCAGGGGCTGGCCGTGACGAACGCCACCTTGTTCGGCAGCGCGCCGGGCGCCTTGACCAGGGCGTTCATCTCGGAGTGGATGCAGCCGCAGGCACCGGGGATCTCGGTGTCGCAGGCGTTGGGAAAGCCGCGCACGTTCCCGTTGTAGCCGATGGCCACCACGTTCTCGAGCGCGGCGTCCGTGAGGACGGTCCCCACCTGCAGGCGGGCGCAGGTGCTGCGCTTGGCCAGCTCCTCGGCCATGCGCATGTAGACCTCGAACAAGGGCGGCCGGTCCACCGTCCAGGCGGCCCGCTCCTCGGGGCCCAACCCGTGCACCAGGTTGAGCGGATGGTCGTTCTCGTCGACCAGATCCCTGTGGAGGGGACGATCCGACACGGCGGACGCTACCAGGGCGCGGGGGACATTCGCTGCGATCCGATCAGGTGAGCGCCAGCTTCTTCGCGCTCTTCTTCCGCTGGTTGGCATCCAAGACGCGCTTGCGGAGTCGGAGCGCGTCCGGCGTCACCTCGATCAGCTCGTCCTCCTCGATGAACTCGAGCGCGAGTTCCAGCGTGAGGCGCCGCGGCGGCTCCAACCGGATGTTCTCGTCTGCGGAGGCCGCCCGGATGTTCGTGAGCTTCTTGCCCTTGCAGACGTTGACGTCCAGGTCGCCCGGGCGGACGTGCTCACCCACGATCATCCCCGTGTAGACCGGATCGCCGGGCTCCACGAACATGGTCGCGCGCTCCTGCAGGTTGTAGAGCGCGTACCCGACGGCCTCCCCTTCCCGGTCCGCGACCAGGACGCCGCGCTTACGCCCCGGGATGATGCCGCCCCAGGGCCCGTATTCCAGGAAGTTGTGGTGCAGGATGCCTTCGCCCCGCGTGTCCGTCATGAACTCGGAGCGGTAGCCGAAGAGCCCGCGCGAAGCCAGACGGAAGCGCAGCCGGGTGGCACCCGAGTCCATGGTGCGCATGTCGGTCATCTCGGCCCGGCGCTGGCCCAGCTTCTCGATGACCACGCCCACGCTGTCGCTCGGCACCTCGACCACGACCTCCTCGTACGGCTCGAGCCGCTGGCCGTTGTCGTCCACCTTGACCACCACGCGCGGGCGCGAGACCTGGAACTCGTAGCCTTCGCGGCGCATGGTCTCCATGAGGATGGTCAGGTGCAACTCGCCGCGGCCGGACACGGTGAAGGTGTCCGTCTGATCCGTGTCCTCCACGCGCAGCGCCACGTTCTTCTCCAGCTCGCGCATCAGGCGCTCACGCACCTGGCGGGTGGTGACGAACTTTCCCGCGCGTCCCGAGAACGGGGAATCGTTGACGGTGAAGTCCACGGAGAGGGTGGGCTCCTCCACCTGGATCCCGCGCAGACGCTCCGGGTGGTCGGGCTCGCAGAGCGTGCGGCCGATCTCGATGTCCTCCAACCCCGCCAGCGCCACGATGTCGCCCGCGCCCGCCTCCTCGATCTCGACGCGGCGCAAGCCGTCGAAGCCGTAGAGGCGCATGACCTTCGCCCGCTGCATCGACTCGTCCTCGACCGGGCCCGGCTCCCCGTAGTCCAGGAGCACGATCGGATCGCCCAGGTGCACGCGTCCCCGCTCGATCCGGCCGATGGCCACCTGGCCCACGTAGGACGAGTAGTCCAGCGTGGAGATGAGCATCTGGAACGGTCCCTCTTCGTCCACGACCGGGGCCGGTACGGCCGCGATGATGGTCTCGAACAGCGGGGCGAGGTCTTCGCCCACCTCGCCGGGCTTCAAGGCCACCCAGCCCTCGCGCCCGGAGGCGTAGAGGAACGGCGCGTCCAACTGGGCGTCGTTGGCCTCGAGGTCGAAGAACAGCTCGAGCACCTCGTCGTGCACGGCCGCCGGCCGCGCGTCCGCGCGGTCGACCTTGTTGATCAGCACCACGGGCTGCAGCCCCAGCTCCAGGGCCTTGCGGGTGACGAAACGGGTCTGGGGCATGGGCCCCTCCGCCGCGTCGACCAGGATCAGCACGCCGTCGACCATGCGCAGGATACGCTCCACCTCGCCGCCGAAGTCGGCGTGCCCGGGGGTGTCGACGACGTTGATCTTCACGTCCTTCCAGCGCACGGACGTGTTCTTGGACAGGATCGTGATGCCTCGCTCCCGCTCCAGCGGGTTCGAGTCCATGACCCGTTCTTCGACCTGTTGATTGTCCCGGAAGACGCCCGCCTGGCGGAGCATCTGGTCGACGAGGGTGGTCTTCCCGTGGTCGACGTGGGCGATGATGGCGATGTTGCGAATGTCCATGACAGGCGCCGGCGCGGCCGGGCGGGTGTGGGAAGCAGGGGAGAAGATAACGCCGGCGGGGCTGCCCGTGGGGTCGACCGCCCGGCCGACGCCCGCTCCGCCGCTGGGTGCTGCTCCGCTCCAGGGGCCCGGCAGCGACCCGGGGCCGTCGGTGCCAGCGTCCGGCCCGAGGGGGGTGTGCGGCCCTGGACGCGCTCGGATCCCGGGCCGACCCGCCGTCGCCCCCTGGCGCGTTGCCCCTCCACGGGTCCCGGCTCTCCCCGGCCCCCGTCAGCGCGCCCGACCCGCAGCCGCAGCGCGGCGCGTTGCCCCACCGCGAGCCCCGCGGCAACTTGGAAGCCATTCCCGACAGATCCTCCGGCCCCGAGCCCCGTCCATGACGGACCGACCCCCGTCCGAGGCCCCGACCACCGGCCACGCCATCACCCACGCCCTCCACCAGGTCTCGGAGGGCGACGCGGAGGCGCAGGACCGGCTCTGGCGCCTCACCTACGATGAGCTCTACCGGTTGGCTTCCCGGCTGATGAGCCATGAGCGGGTGGGCCACACCCTGTCGCCCGCGGACCTGATCGGGGAGCTCTGGCTCAAGCTCGTGGACCAGGACCGGATCAACTGGCGCGACCGTGCCCACTTCTACGGCGTGGCGGCCCGGGCCTGCCGACGGATCCTGATCGACCATGCCCGCCGGCACCGCGCCCAGAAGCGGGGATCCGGGGCGGCCCGGGTCACGATCGACCGGATCCAGATCCAGACCGACGACGGCGCGGAGGACCTCGTGGCCCTCGATCAGGCGCTTGCACGCTTGAGGGAGATGGACGACCGCCTCTACCAGGTGGTCGAGCTCCGCTATTTCGGGGACCTCTCCGAGGAAGAGACCGCCCAGATGCTGGAGATCTCCACGCGGACCGTGCGCCGCGACCTGGTCAAGGCCAAGGGCT
The DNA window shown above is from Gemmatimonadota bacterium and carries:
- the serA gene encoding phosphoglycerate dehydrogenase, which produces MNAATPHTAATPFRILVADGISASGLEPLTRDERFQVVRVSTPDQLLSELPTAHGLLVRSKTRVDAELLQHALVLEVIGRAGVGVDNIDLEAATARGIPVLNAPAGNTISAAELTMALMLGLARGVPAADQALRSGTWSKTQGVELRGKTLGLVGAGRIGGEVARRCLAFGMRVLAYDPYLSAQRAEELNLEAADLDTVLGEADVISLHVPLTESTRGLIDAARLKALKPGVLLINVARGGVVDEDALAEALHAGTIAGAALDVYEHEPLQEGSPLRGAPNLVLTPHLGASTAEAQELVALEIADAVRLALLEGDLTRAVNAPAVGGETLRRLRPLLELGQRLGRVACALADGAMRRVEVRYAGASTEALRPLSQAVLAGVLQNVLGRDQVNFVNAGHLASGRGIDVSRSRTAARSDYAEFLEVVLETASEELRIGGTVLGEGHSRIVRIGPYRVDVRPTGTLLILKNQDVPGVIGKVGTLLGTLGVNIAEYHQARLAQGGDALAAVSVDGSVGRDTLQRLLEMPEITEARMVVLD
- the cyoE gene encoding heme o synthase, with amino-acid sequence MARPPERPRAPAAAPRQGGRAHAYYELTKPTIALYVVIVAAAAWYLAQGSAGLSLGPLAVLAAGLLVATGGVLALNQYLERAPDALMRRTRSRPLPSGRVAPGAALAFALLLIATGTAVLWVGLGWLPAVLTLTAGTAYNFVYTPLKPRTYVATLVGAFPGAVPALVGWSAATGSLSPGAWVLFGIAYFWQMPHVLGLAWVLREDYRAAGFLLTPPADPGGKVIGLHMVAHAAILLPVSLLPSLFGLTGSLYAVGALGLGIWLIWLCVRAWRGMSTARARSVFLGSLLYQPLLLGLMLLDVAALGR
- a CDS encoding deaminase, which translates into the protein MSDRPLHRDLVDENDHPLNLVHGLGPEERAAWTVDRPPLFEVYMRMAEELAKRSTCARLQVGTVLTDAALENVVAIGYNGNVRGFPNACDTEIPGACGCIHSEMNALVKAPGALPNKVAFVTASPCAMCAKLIAQANVSHLFYREAYRKRDGLDILECAGVRTVHYTRWRGYQW
- a CDS encoding P1 family peptidase translates to MAQTSERPRARDLGITVGIFPTGAANAITDVQGVLVGQTTVTDGSRVNTGVTAIRPHPGNVYFDRVPAAMVVGNGYGKLIGVTQVRELGELETPILLTCTLCVWKAADAMVEWALALPGMENVRSLNAVVGETNDGGLNDIRARPIEPRHVVDALEGATSGPVEEGSVGAGRGTRAFGWKGGIGTSSRVLPDALGGWTVGVLVQSNFGGILTMAGAPVGQALGRYSFQNAVEGRGPSPDDAGDGSIMMVVATDAPLSARNLERLARRALMGLARTGSFAGNGSGDYVIAFSTAGSVRRDPRESVQTVEDLANEPMSALFEGVVEATEEAIYNSLLKATTVEGQGSVADALPIDETVEVLRRYGVIR
- a CDS encoding alanine--glyoxylate aminotransferase family protein — its product is MSLLDEGSFFLPGPTEVHPDVLAAQTRPMIGHRGAAIRTLMERLQDGLKEVFRTERPVIVSSSSATGLMEAAVRNGAHRKVLSLVNGAFSERFAEIARACGLEVDVLEVPWGEAHDPAAVRERLAGGDYEAVTVVHSETSTGVLNPVGEIAAVVREHPDVLVLVDGVTSVGGAPVRTDDWGLDFVLTGSQKALAVPPGLAFGVASERMMERSAVATRKGVYFDLHEFMKKLKTFETPNTPAVSLFYALDVQLQRIASETLEARWARHAALRDRTLAWVEAQAADGVGIGVLAPEGVRSPTVTCVTLPDGMDGPAVVAGMKAKGWVIGGGYGKLKPTSVRIGHMGDHTLEALERLLGDLGTVLEGLAR
- a CDS encoding prolyl oligopeptidase family serine peptidase encodes the protein MSVRRTATPALLSLALLALLAPSPLRAQGFSVDDILSPPFPVELVSAKAADRIAWIEYERGLRNVFTAAAPDFTPMRLTDYPDDDGHDLTTLRISDDGTVVTFIRGHTPNREGWIANPASDPLGAERAIWAVSTSGGTRAWRVVEGWNLALSPDGRWVAYAKDGAVYRAPVNPGLGSPQLRDEEPPLFRVFGTQEDPVWSPDSKRIAFVSERGDHSYIGVYDVDAPRITYLAPGVDRDTSPVWSPDGSRIAFIRRPGLPFGAGQDVSDARAAQLPDGLLESRFAGGYDWSLWVADVATGEGREIFHNAPGDSLLSEVREILWAGDHILFQAEPDGWRHYWSVPADRVSSEARLLTPGDGIAEQIGLSADGRTLFYATNVDDLHRRHLWKVPTAGGRAEQLTRGSSVETYPAVLASGRQVAVLAGGPQRPLSVALVPASGGEPRFVTTLPDRFPLTRHVEPENVTLEAADGFEFHNQVFLPPDLKPGEKRPALLFIHGGSRRQMLLGYHYMHFYHMAYAMNQYFANKGYVVVSVNYRSGIGYGRAFRNAPGRRNEGNYEYRDIEAVGRWLQQRPDVDVERIGVWGLSYGGILTAQALARNSDIFKAGVDMAGVHYYGSLDPESVAWQASSVSEIENWRSPVLLMHGDDDRNVDFSQTVGLVQLLRAHGVPHELIVFPDDVHDSLLYHRWIQAFTATEDFFERALIRKELAARP
- the typA gene encoding translational GTPase TypA; its protein translation is MDIRNIAIIAHVDHGKTTLVDQMLRQAGVFRDNQQVEERVMDSNPLERERGITILSKNTSVRWKDVKINVVDTPGHADFGGEVERILRMVDGVLILVDAAEGPMPQTRFVTRKALELGLQPVVLINKVDRADARPAAVHDEVLELFFDLEANDAQLDAPFLYASGREGWVALKPGEVGEDLAPLFETIIAAVPAPVVDEEGPFQMLISTLDYSSYVGQVAIGRIERGRVHLGDPIVLLDYGEPGPVEDESMQRAKVMRLYGFDGLRRVEIEEAGAGDIVALAGLEDIEIGRTLCEPDHPERLRGIQVEEPTLSVDFTVNDSPFSGRAGKFVTTRQVRERLMRELEKNVALRVEDTDQTDTFTVSGRGELHLTILMETMRREGYEFQVSRPRVVVKVDDNGQRLEPYEEVVVEVPSDSVGVVIEKLGQRRAEMTDMRTMDSGATRLRFRLASRGLFGYRSEFMTDTRGEGILHHNFLEYGPWGGIIPGRKRGVLVADREGEAVGYALYNLQERATMFVEPGDPVYTGMIVGEHVRPGDLDVNVCKGKKLTNIRAASADENIRLEPPRRLTLELALEFIEEDELIEVTPDALRLRKRVLDANQRKKSAKKLALT